A window from Streptomyces sp. NBC_00335 encodes these proteins:
- a CDS encoding N,N-dimethylformamidase beta subunit family domain-containing protein, whose amino-acid sequence MGAEQIRRWESGALAHAVTDPFGQGPLPWFRGSELYYDDNGQVVPWYVDPAVAAGPGQQIPRARGAGGPRTADDVHRQIKGFASTGAVAPGEAIDFHITVDPPQQFSVDVYRIGHYGGDGASKITTSPRLSGIVQPAPLTADRTVSCHHWWLSWRLQVPSYWSVGAYVAVLTTADGYRSHIPFTVRDDHPADLLLLLPDITWQAYNLYPEDGRTGASLYHAWDEEGRLLGERDAAITVSFDRPYAGAGLPLHVGHAYDFIRWAERYGYDLAYADARDLHAGRVDPTRYRGLVFPGHDEYWSGPMRRTVERARDHGTSLVFLSANTMYWQVELSPSPSGVDDRLLTCRKRRGPGRPSLWREVDRPEQQLLGIQYAGRVPEPAPLIVRNATHWLWDSTGAVENDELPGLVAGEADRYFPRTQLPEHQSRMLLAHSPYEDGEGHRRHQETSLYRAPSGALVFASGTFAWSPALDRPGHVDERVQRATANLLDRICKRD is encoded by the coding sequence ATGGGTGCGGAGCAGATCCGGCGTTGGGAGTCAGGTGCGCTCGCGCACGCGGTCACCGATCCCTTCGGCCAGGGCCCCCTGCCGTGGTTCCGGGGGAGCGAGCTCTACTACGACGACAACGGTCAGGTCGTGCCCTGGTACGTGGACCCGGCCGTCGCCGCCGGGCCGGGGCAGCAGATCCCCAGGGCCCGTGGCGCGGGCGGCCCCCGCACCGCCGACGACGTGCACCGGCAGATCAAGGGGTTCGCCTCCACCGGAGCCGTCGCGCCCGGTGAGGCCATCGACTTCCACATCACCGTGGATCCGCCCCAGCAGTTCTCCGTGGACGTCTACCGCATCGGGCACTACGGCGGTGACGGCGCCTCCAAGATCACCACCAGCCCCCGGCTCTCCGGCATCGTCCAGCCGGCGCCCCTGACCGCCGACCGCACCGTCTCCTGCCACCACTGGTGGCTCTCCTGGCGGCTCCAGGTCCCCTCGTACTGGAGCGTCGGCGCCTACGTGGCGGTGCTGACGACCGCCGACGGATACCGCTCGCACATCCCCTTCACGGTGCGCGACGACCACCCGGCCGATCTGCTGCTCCTGCTGCCCGACATCACCTGGCAGGCCTACAACCTCTACCCGGAGGACGGCAGGACGGGCGCGAGCCTCTACCACGCCTGGGACGAGGAGGGCCGGCTGCTCGGCGAGCGCGACGCCGCCATCACCGTCTCCTTCGACCGCCCCTACGCCGGCGCGGGCCTGCCCCTGCACGTGGGGCACGCCTACGACTTCATCCGCTGGGCCGAGCGCTACGGCTACGACCTCGCCTACGCCGACGCCCGCGACCTGCACGCCGGCCGCGTCGACCCCACCCGCTACCGCGGCCTGGTCTTCCCCGGCCACGACGAGTACTGGTCCGGCCCGATGCGCCGCACCGTCGAGCGCGCCCGCGACCACGGCACCTCGCTCGTCTTCCTCTCCGCCAACACCATGTACTGGCAGGTCGAGCTCTCCCCCTCGCCCTCCGGGGTCGACGACCGGCTCCTGACCTGCCGAAAACGCCGCGGCCCCGGCCGCCCCAGCCTGTGGCGCGAGGTGGACCGCCCCGAGCAGCAACTGCTGGGCATCCAGTACGCGGGACGGGTCCCCGAGCCCGCGCCCCTCATCGTGCGCAATGCCACGCACTGGCTCTGGGACTCCACCGGAGCCGTCGAGAACGACGAACTGCCCGGCCTGGTCGCGGGCGAGGCCGACCGGTACTTCCCGCGCACGCAGTTGCCCGAGCACCAGAGCCGGATGCTGCTCGCGCACTCCCCGTACGAGGACGGCGAGGGCCACCGCCGCCACCAGGAGACCTCCCTCTACCGGGCTCCCAGCGGCGCGCTCGTCTTCGCGTCGGGCACCTTCGCCTGGTCCCCGGCCCTCGACCGCCCCGGGCACGTGGACGAGCGGGTCCAGCGGGCCACCGCCAATCTCCTCGACCGCATCTGCAAGAGGGACTGA
- the purS gene encoding phosphoribosylformylglycinamidine synthase subunit PurS: protein MPVARVVVDVMLKPEILDPQGQAVQRALPRLGFEGIADVRQGKRFELEVEGPVDQAALDRIHKMAETFLANTVIEDFTVKVEA from the coding sequence GTGCCAGTGGCACGCGTCGTAGTCGACGTCATGCTCAAGCCGGAGATCCTCGACCCCCAGGGCCAGGCGGTGCAGCGTGCACTGCCGCGCCTGGGCTTCGAAGGGATCGCCGACGTCCGCCAGGGGAAGCGCTTCGAACTGGAGGTGGAGGGACCGGTCGACCAGGCCGCCCTCGACCGCATCCACAAGATGGCCGAAACCTTCCTCGCCAACACCGTCATCGAAGACTTCACCGTGAAGGTCGAGGCCTGA
- a CDS encoding response regulator transcription factor: protein MSPVRVLLADDEHLIRGALAALLGLEDDLLVVAEAASGPEALAMARAHRPDVAVLDLQMPGADGVSVATSLRAELPDCKTMIVTSHGRPGHLKRALAAGVRAFAPKTVSAQRLAELIRTVHAGGRYVDPELAADAISAGDSPLTAREAEVLELAGDGAPIAEIAERASLSPGTVRNYLSSAATKLGAENRHTAVRLARARGWV, encoded by the coding sequence ATGAGCCCCGTACGCGTACTGCTGGCCGACGACGAGCACCTGATCCGGGGCGCGCTCGCCGCGCTGCTGGGGCTGGAGGACGATCTGCTGGTCGTCGCCGAGGCCGCCTCGGGGCCGGAGGCGCTCGCGATGGCGCGGGCCCACCGGCCGGACGTGGCGGTGCTGGACCTGCAGATGCCGGGGGCCGACGGTGTGAGCGTGGCCACATCCCTGCGGGCCGAACTCCCCGACTGCAAGACCATGATCGTGACCAGCCACGGCCGGCCCGGGCACCTGAAGCGGGCGCTGGCCGCGGGCGTACGGGCCTTCGCGCCGAAGACCGTCTCGGCGCAGCGGCTGGCCGAGCTGATCCGTACCGTGCACGCCGGAGGCCGTTACGTGGATCCGGAGTTGGCGGCCGACGCCATCAGCGCGGGCGACTCCCCGCTGACCGCCCGCGAGGCCGAGGTGCTGGAACTGGCGGGGGACGGGGCGCCGATCGCGGAGATCGCGGAGCGGGCCTCACTGTCCCCGGGGACGGTGCGGAACTACCTGTCCTCGGCGGCGACGAAGCTGGGCGCCGAGAACCGGCACACGGCGGTGCGTCTCGCACGGGCCCGGGGTTGGGTATAG
- the purD gene encoding phosphoribosylamine--glycine ligase, translating into MKVLVIGGGAREHALCRSLSLDSDVNALYCAPGNAGIAEVAELRPVDPLDGEAVARLATELRVDLVVVGPEAPLVAGVADSVRAVGIPVFGPSGEAAQLEGSKAFAKDVMAAAGVPTARSYVCTTPEEVDEALDAFGAPYVVKDDGLAAGKGVVVTDDRAAARAHALACDRVVIEEFLDGPEVSLFAITDGVTVLPLQPAQDFKRALDGDAGPNTGGMGAYSPLPWADPKLVDEVMASVLQPTVDELRRRGTPFSGLLYAGLAITSRGTRVIEFNARFGDPETQVVLARLRTPLAGVLLGSANGTLDTLPPLSWREDAAVTVVIASHNYPETPRTGDPITGLAEVAELDAPHAYVLHAGTRAEGDAVVSAGGRVLSVTATGSDLAEARDRAYKAVARIGLDGSQYRTDIAEKAAESR; encoded by the coding sequence GTGAAGGTCCTCGTCATCGGCGGCGGCGCCCGCGAACATGCCCTGTGCCGCTCTCTGTCCCTCGATTCCGACGTCAACGCGCTGTACTGCGCCCCCGGCAACGCCGGCATCGCCGAGGTGGCCGAGCTCCGCCCCGTCGACCCGCTCGACGGCGAAGCCGTCGCCCGCCTCGCCACCGAGCTCCGCGTCGACCTGGTCGTCGTCGGCCCGGAGGCCCCGCTCGTCGCCGGGGTCGCCGACTCCGTGCGCGCGGTCGGCATCCCCGTCTTCGGCCCGTCCGGCGAAGCCGCGCAGCTGGAGGGCTCCAAGGCCTTCGCCAAGGACGTGATGGCCGCCGCCGGCGTCCCGACGGCCCGCAGCTACGTGTGCACCACCCCGGAAGAGGTGGACGAGGCCCTCGACGCCTTCGGCGCCCCGTACGTGGTCAAGGACGACGGCCTCGCCGCCGGCAAGGGCGTCGTGGTCACCGACGACCGGGCAGCCGCCCGCGCCCACGCGCTGGCCTGCGACCGGGTGGTCATCGAGGAGTTCCTCGACGGCCCCGAGGTCTCCCTCTTCGCCATCACCGACGGCGTCACCGTGCTGCCGCTCCAGCCCGCGCAGGACTTCAAGCGCGCGCTCGACGGCGACGCGGGCCCCAACACCGGCGGCATGGGCGCGTACTCCCCGCTCCCCTGGGCCGACCCGAAGCTGGTCGACGAGGTCATGGCCTCCGTCCTGCAGCCCACCGTGGACGAGCTGCGCCGCCGCGGCACCCCCTTCTCCGGGCTGCTCTACGCGGGCCTCGCGATCACCTCGCGCGGGACGCGGGTCATCGAGTTCAACGCCCGCTTCGGCGACCCCGAGACCCAGGTCGTCCTGGCCCGGTTGCGCACCCCGCTCGCGGGCGTGCTGCTGGGCTCCGCCAACGGCACCCTGGACACCCTGCCCCCGCTCAGCTGGCGCGAGGACGCGGCCGTCACCGTGGTCATCGCCTCCCACAACTACCCGGAGACCCCGCGCACCGGGGACCCCATCACGGGCCTGGCCGAGGTGGCCGAGCTGGACGCCCCGCACGCGTACGTCCTGCACGCGGGGACCCGCGCCGAGGGCGACGCGGTCGTCAGCGCGGGCGGACGCGTGCTGTCGGTGACGGCGACCGGTTCCGATCTGGCGGAGGCCCGGGACAGGGCGTATAAGGCGGTCGCGCGGATCGGGCTGGACGGCTCGCAGTACCGCACGGACATCGCCGAGAAGGCCGCGGAATCCCGCTGA
- a CDS encoding sensor histidine kinase, with protein MKLSGWWKNRSSAGKVELYTRWSFHFFVVVEIVSIGLAALGSMAGKASPVVGLALFLTVCAQSVLVGFLSSRSIDWILGRRERPVRLAALTAALTVAASLGVLAVRAAGLVDASSAAQTVVVGMTSFASGTFVLCLRKVREMRYVAPATAAFVGLASFAFGISASESAGLAVGVLLTGGFLSFACGFSGWLLDTVYELDRAREVQAQLAVAEERLRFGRDLHDVMGRNLAVIALKSELAVQLARRERPEAVDQMIEVQRIARESQKEVRDVVRGYREANLAVELEGARGVLHAAGMDCLVEYEQGRELPAEAQSALGWVVREATTNVLRHGDARSCVIRLTAAPSGALTLVVENDGAPKAPAGPPGSGLAGLRERLAALDGTLEAGPVGGGRFRLRAQIPGPAAGPIRELEARA; from the coding sequence ATGAAACTCAGCGGCTGGTGGAAGAACCGCAGCAGCGCGGGGAAGGTCGAGCTGTACACGCGCTGGTCGTTCCACTTCTTCGTGGTCGTCGAGATCGTGTCGATCGGACTGGCCGCACTGGGCTCGATGGCCGGGAAGGCCTCGCCGGTGGTCGGGCTCGCGCTCTTCCTGACGGTGTGCGCGCAGTCGGTGCTCGTCGGCTTCCTCTCCTCCCGGTCGATCGACTGGATCCTCGGCCGGCGCGAGCGTCCGGTGCGGCTCGCGGCCCTCACCGCCGCCCTGACCGTCGCCGCCTCCCTGGGCGTCCTCGCCGTGCGGGCGGCCGGCCTCGTCGACGCTTCGTCGGCGGCCCAGACCGTCGTCGTCGGCATGACCTCCTTCGCCAGCGGCACGTTCGTCCTGTGTCTGCGCAAGGTCCGGGAGATGCGCTACGTGGCTCCGGCCACGGCCGCCTTCGTCGGCCTGGCGTCCTTCGCCTTCGGCATCTCGGCGAGCGAGTCCGCCGGTCTGGCCGTCGGGGTGCTGCTGACCGGTGGTTTCCTCAGCTTCGCCTGCGGATTCTCCGGCTGGCTGCTCGACACCGTGTACGAGCTGGACCGGGCCCGCGAGGTCCAGGCGCAGCTCGCGGTGGCCGAGGAGCGGCTGCGGTTCGGCCGGGACCTGCACGACGTCATGGGCCGCAATCTGGCGGTGATCGCCCTCAAGAGCGAGCTGGCCGTGCAGCTCGCACGGCGCGAACGCCCGGAGGCCGTCGACCAGATGATCGAGGTGCAGCGGATCGCCCGGGAGTCCCAGAAGGAGGTCCGCGACGTGGTCCGCGGCTACCGCGAGGCGAACCTCGCGGTGGAGCTGGAAGGTGCGCGCGGAGTCCTGCACGCGGCCGGAATGGACTGCCTGGTCGAGTACGAGCAGGGCCGCGAGCTGCCCGCCGAGGCCCAGTCGGCGCTCGGCTGGGTGGTGCGCGAGGCGACGACGAACGTCCTGCGGCACGGCGACGCCCGCAGCTGCGTGATCCGGCTGACGGCCGCCCCCTCGGGCGCGCTCACGCTGGTGGTGGAGAACGACGGGGCCCCCAAGGCCCCGGCCGGGCCGCCGGGCTCGGGGCTCGCGGGCCTGCGGGAACGGCTCGCGGCGCTGGACGGCACGCTGGAGGCCGGCCCGGTGGGCGGCGGCCGGTTCCGGCTGCGGGCGCAGATTCCCGGCCCGGCGGCCGGGCCGATCCGAGAACTGGAGGCGCGGGCATGA
- the purQ gene encoding phosphoribosylformylglycinamidine synthase subunit PurQ codes for MTTRIGVVTFPGTLDDRDSLRAVRLAGAEPVSLWHRDKDLHQVDAVVLAGGFSYGDYLRAGAISRFSPVMESIIEQAKGGMPVLGICNGFQILTEAHLLPGAMLRNNHLHFICRDQKLRVENAETAWTGDYTAGEEISVPLKNMDGRYVADERVLDELEAEGRVAFRYLDVNPNGSLRDIAGITNAAGNVVGLMPHPEHAVEPLIGTGRTDGLPFFTSVLKKLVSA; via the coding sequence GTGACCACTCGCATCGGAGTCGTCACGTTCCCCGGAACGCTCGACGACCGTGACTCGCTGCGCGCCGTGCGCCTCGCGGGAGCCGAGCCCGTATCGCTCTGGCACCGCGACAAGGACCTCCACCAGGTCGACGCGGTCGTCCTCGCGGGCGGCTTCTCCTACGGGGACTACCTGCGCGCCGGAGCCATCTCCCGCTTCTCGCCGGTGATGGAGAGCATCATCGAGCAGGCCAAGGGCGGCATGCCCGTCCTCGGCATCTGCAACGGCTTCCAGATCCTCACCGAGGCCCACCTGCTGCCGGGGGCGATGCTCCGCAACAACCACCTGCACTTCATCTGCCGCGACCAGAAGCTGCGGGTGGAGAACGCGGAGACCGCCTGGACCGGTGACTACACCGCCGGCGAGGAGATCTCCGTACCGCTCAAGAACATGGACGGCCGCTACGTGGCCGACGAGCGGGTGCTGGACGAACTGGAGGCCGAAGGCCGAGTGGCCTTCCGGTACCTCGACGTCAACCCGAACGGCTCGCTGCGCGACATCGCCGGCATCACCAATGCCGCGGGCAACGTCGTCGGCCTCATGCCGCACCCCGAGCACGCGGTCGAGCCGCTGATCGGGACGGGCCGCACCGACGGCCTCCCGTTCTTCACCTCGGTCCTGAAGAAGCTGGTCAGCGCATGA
- a CDS encoding phosphoribosylaminoimidazolesuccinocarboxamide synthase translates to MPGFVEKPEPVQVPGLVHLHTGKVRDLYRDEDGHLVMVASDRISAADWVLPTEIPDKGRILTQLSLWWFDQLADLVPNHVISTELPAGAPADWAGRALVCQNLDMVPVECVARGYLTGSGLAEYEKTRTVCGLALPEGLVDGSELPAPIFTPAAKAEVGEHDENVSYEEVARTQGAETAALLRQTTLAVYGRARDIARDRGIILADTKFEFGFDKDGNLVAADEVLTPDSSRFWPADLWEPGHSQPSFDKQYVRDWLSSPASGWNSKGELPPPVLPQEIVEQTRSRYVEAYERLTGQTWV, encoded by the coding sequence GTGCCCGGATTCGTCGAAAAGCCCGAGCCGGTCCAGGTGCCCGGCCTCGTCCACCTCCACACCGGCAAGGTCCGCGACCTCTACCGCGACGAGGACGGCCATCTCGTCATGGTCGCCAGCGACCGCATCTCCGCCGCCGACTGGGTGCTGCCCACCGAGATCCCGGACAAGGGCCGGATCCTGACCCAGCTCTCCCTGTGGTGGTTCGACCAGCTCGCGGACCTCGTCCCGAACCACGTCATCAGCACCGAGCTGCCCGCCGGCGCCCCCGCCGACTGGGCCGGCCGCGCCCTGGTCTGCCAGAACCTCGACATGGTCCCCGTCGAGTGCGTGGCCCGCGGCTACCTGACCGGCTCGGGCCTCGCCGAGTACGAGAAGACCCGTACGGTCTGCGGGCTGGCCCTGCCCGAGGGCCTGGTCGACGGATCCGAGCTGCCCGCCCCGATCTTCACCCCGGCCGCCAAGGCCGAGGTCGGCGAGCACGACGAGAACGTCTCCTACGAGGAGGTCGCGCGCACCCAGGGCGCCGAAACGGCCGCCCTGCTGCGCCAGACCACCCTCGCCGTCTACGGCCGGGCCCGGGACATCGCCCGCGACCGCGGGATCATCCTGGCGGACACCAAGTTCGAGTTCGGCTTCGACAAGGACGGCAACCTGGTCGCCGCCGACGAGGTGCTGACCCCGGACTCCTCGCGCTTCTGGCCGGCAGACCTGTGGGAGCCGGGCCACAGCCAGCCGTCCTTCGACAAGCAGTACGTCCGCGACTGGCTGTCCTCCCCGGCCTCCGGCTGGAACTCCAAGGGCGAACTCCCGCCGCCCGTCCTCCCGCAGGAGATCGTGGAGCAGACCCGCTCCCGGTACGTGGAGGCCTACGAGCGGCTCACGGGCCAGACCTGGGTCTGA
- a CDS encoding DNA polymerase III subunit gamma and tau: protein MSSLALYRRYRPESFAEVIGQEHVTDPLMQALRNNRVNHAYLFSGPRGCGKTTSARILARCLNCEQGPTPTPCGECQSCKDLARNGPGSIDVIEIDAASHGGVDDARDLREKAFFGPASSRYKIYIIDEAHMVTPAGFNALLKVVEEPPEHLKFIFATTEPEKVIGTIRSRTHHYPFRLVPPGTLRDYLGEVCGREGAHVEEGVLPLVVRAGAGSVRDSMSVMDQLLAGATEQGVTYAMATSLLGYTDGTLLDAVVDAFAAGDGAAAFEIVDRVVEGGNDPRRFVADLLERLRDLVILAAVPDAREKGLIDAPNDVVERMQAQASVFGAAELSRAADLVNTGLTEMRGATSPRLQLELICARVLLPAAFDDERSVQARLDRLERGGAASAAAAFAPAPAMGYVPGPEAHAMAPAAVRPPVQPAPTQQAPAHQAPAHQAPAPAPVAPPEPVAAAPAPAPAAAPGAWPGAAQPGGGAPGAWPGAATPGAPAPAPAAPAAGAWPGAATPGAPVAPAAPPAAPAQAAQASAPAAPDAPAPGMAAGAGQIQAMWPAVLDAVKNRRRFTWILLSQNAQVAGFDGTTLQLGFPNAGARDNFASSGSEDVLKAVLAEQFQVTWKIEAVVGGGAQPMAPVSASSYGAPPAPAYNQPPAQQSPQQSQQPQQSYQQQPQQSPQQPQQPQQSYQQQSQQHQQPTHQAPPPVAPEDDIAEADDPDLVDTALSGHDLIVRELGATVVEEYTNE, encoded by the coding sequence GTGTCGTCCCTTGCGCTGTACCGCCGCTACCGCCCCGAGTCGTTCGCCGAGGTCATCGGTCAGGAGCATGTCACTGACCCGCTGATGCAGGCGCTGCGCAACAACCGGGTCAATCACGCGTACCTGTTCAGTGGGCCGCGAGGCTGTGGCAAGACCACCAGCGCGCGCATCCTGGCCCGCTGCCTGAACTGTGAGCAAGGCCCCACGCCCACCCCCTGCGGGGAGTGCCAGTCCTGCAAGGACCTCGCGCGCAACGGGCCGGGTTCCATCGACGTCATCGAGATCGACGCGGCCTCGCACGGTGGTGTGGACGACGCCCGTGACCTGCGCGAGAAGGCCTTCTTCGGGCCCGCCTCCAGCCGGTACAAGATCTACATCATCGACGAGGCGCACATGGTCACCCCGGCGGGCTTCAACGCCCTGCTGAAGGTGGTCGAGGAGCCGCCGGAGCACCTCAAGTTCATCTTCGCCACGACCGAGCCCGAGAAGGTCATCGGCACCATCCGGTCCCGGACGCACCACTACCCCTTCCGGCTCGTGCCCCCCGGCACCCTGCGGGACTACCTCGGCGAGGTCTGCGGCCGCGAGGGCGCCCACGTCGAGGAGGGCGTGCTGCCGCTCGTCGTGCGCGCCGGAGCCGGATCCGTCCGTGACTCCATGTCCGTCATGGACCAGCTCCTGGCCGGCGCCACCGAGCAGGGTGTGACGTACGCCATGGCCACCTCGCTCCTCGGGTACACCGACGGCACGCTCCTCGACGCCGTCGTGGACGCCTTCGCCGCCGGGGACGGGGCCGCCGCCTTCGAGATCGTCGACCGGGTGGTGGAGGGCGGCAACGACCCGCGCCGCTTCGTCGCCGACCTGCTGGAGCGGCTGCGCGACCTGGTGATCCTGGCCGCCGTGCCCGACGCCCGGGAGAAGGGGCTGATCGACGCCCCCAACGACGTGGTCGAGCGGATGCAGGCCCAGGCCTCCGTCTTCGGGGCCGCCGAGCTGTCCCGGGCCGCCGATCTGGTCAACACGGGGCTCACGGAGATGCGCGGGGCCACCTCGCCCCGGCTGCAGCTGGAGCTGATCTGCGCCCGCGTGCTGCTGCCCGCCGCCTTCGACGACGAGCGTTCCGTGCAGGCGCGGCTCGACCGGCTGGAGCGCGGCGGCGCGGCATCCGCCGCCGCTGCCTTCGCCCCGGCCCCCGCCATGGGCTACGTACCGGGGCCGGAGGCCCACGCGATGGCCCCCGCGGCCGTACGGCCCCCCGTGCAGCCGGCTCCGACCCAGCAGGCTCCCGCGCACCAGGCTCCCGCGCACCAGGCCCCCGCCCCGGCCCCGGTGGCTCCGCCCGAGCCGGTGGCCGCCGCCCCGGCTCCGGCCCCGGCCGCTGCCCCCGGCGCCTGGCCCGGCGCCGCGCAGCCCGGCGGCGGCGCCCCCGGTGCCTGGCCCGGCGCTGCCACGCCCGGGGCTCCCGCGCCCGCACCGGCGGCCCCCGCCGCGGGTGCCTGGCCCGGGGCGGCCACCCCCGGCGCCCCGGTGGCCCCCGCGGCTCCCCCGGCGGCCCCCGCGCAGGCCGCCCAGGCCTCCGCTCCGGCGGCGCCCGACGCCCCGGCACCCGGCATGGCCGCCGGCGCCGGGCAGATCCAGGCCATGTGGCCGGCCGTCCTGGACGCCGTCAAGAACCGCCGCCGCTTCACCTGGATCCTGCTCAGCCAGAACGCCCAGGTCGCCGGCTTCGACGGCACCACCCTCCAGCTCGGCTTCCCCAACGCCGGAGCCCGCGACAACTTCGCGAGCAGCGGCAGCGAGGACGTCCTCAAGGCGGTGCTCGCCGAGCAGTTCCAGGTCACCTGGAAGATCGAGGCCGTGGTCGGCGGGGGCGCCCAGCCGATGGCCCCGGTGTCCGCGTCCTCCTACGGCGCTCCGCCCGCGCCCGCCTACAACCAGCCACCGGCCCAGCAGTCCCCGCAGCAGTCACAGCAGCCCCAGCAGTCGTACCAGCAGCAGCCGCAGCAGTCCCCGCAACAGCCCCAGCAGCCGCAGCAGTCGTACCAGCAGCAGTCCCAGCAGCACCAGCAGCCCACCCACCAGGCACCCCCGCCGGTCGCTCCCGAGGACGACATCGCGGAGGCGGACGACCCCGACCTCGTCGACACCGCCCTCAGCGGACACGACCTGATCGTGCGCGAACTCGGGGCCACCGTTGTAGAGGAATATACGAACGAATAG
- a CDS encoding histone-like nucleoid-structuring protein Lsr2, translating into MAQRVVVTISDDIDGGDASETVVFGLDGKSYEIDLNVANAKKLRKSLAPFVAAGRRQARSGKTFKHTSIAPDPAVVRAWARSNQLDVPPRGRIPKKVYEEYNAAH; encoded by the coding sequence GTGGCGCAGCGCGTAGTAGTCACGATCTCCGACGACATCGATGGTGGAGATGCATCGGAAACGGTCGTCTTCGGGCTGGACGGTAAGTCGTACGAGATCGACCTCAATGTGGCCAACGCAAAGAAACTGCGGAAGAGCCTCGCCCCGTTCGTGGCCGCCGGCCGCCGCCAGGCCCGCTCCGGGAAGACCTTCAAGCACACCTCCATCGCCCCCGACCCGGCGGTCGTGCGGGCCTGGGCCCGCTCCAACCAGCTCGACGTCCCGCCGCGCGGACGCATCCCCAAGAAGGTCTACGAGGAGTACAACGCCGCTCACTGA